The DNA sequence ATTATAATTCTTCACCTGCAAATGTATGATCAAAATGCAGCGGAGTATAACCAGCAAGTAAAGATTAATCAGAATTTAATGTGACAGCATGAGGAAAATCGGATTTAGTATCTTTCTGTTTTTGAGAAAAAGAAATCACTTTCAACAATGGCATTCTCATCGCTATCCGATCCGTGGACTGCATTATGCGACATGGATTCGGCATACAATTTTCGGATTGTTCCTTCTTCCGCTTTTGAGGGATCGGTTGCACCAATCAGATGTCTGTAATCTTCCACCGCATTTTCTTTTTCAAGTATAGCTGCAACTATTGGTCCTGAACTCATAAAAGATGTTAAATCTTCAAAAAAGTATTTTCCGGCATGAACGCTGTAGAATTCCATGGCCTGAATCTTGGTTAAGTATGTGAATTTCATTGCTTTTATCCTGAATCCAGCCTCTGTGATCATGTGCAGTATTGGTCCAATGTAGTTCTTCTGGACTGCGACTGGTTTAATTATCGTAAATGTTTGATTTCCTGACATATCGATTGTATTTTATGGGTTTTAAAACGGAACCCAATTTAGTGAAAATTCATTTTGTTAACTCAACTCCATCGGCTTTATTTTTATATTTGTAACTTATTTTAAAATTGAATAATTGGAAAGAGTTGATATTGAATTAATTAATTGTTTTGGACAGCTAGTCAGGAATAGTTCCAAATCGATAGTTTTGGTTCCTCATATGAATCCGGATGGCGATGCAATGGGTTCAGTTCTTGGTTTATGGCGGGTTCTGAAAAATGCAGGATTTAAAGTTAAAGTGGTAAGTCCAACAAAATACCCTGAATTTTACCACTGGTTGGATGGGCACGATGAGGTAATCATTCATAGCCATCATCCCAAACAATCAGCAAGAGCCATCGAAGAATCGGATCTGTTAATTTGCATGGATTTTAATCAGCTATCTCGACTTGGAGATATGAAATCACTGGTCGAAAATTATGCCGGGAAAAAGATTTTGGTTGATCATCACCCTTATCCGGGGGATTTTACCGATCTGCTAATTTCTGACATCACCTTTAGTTCTACTGCCGAATTAATATTTTCTTTGCTTCAATCTACTGACTTAGCTCAATATATTGACAGGAATGCAGCTACCTCATTTTTCACAGGTATCATGACTGATACTGGGTCTTTCGATTTTAATGTATCAAACCCCAGTACGTTTGAAGCAGTGGCTCAGCTTACCCGCATGGGTATCGACCAACTTGACATTCATTCTAAAGTGTACGATAACTATTCCCCAGATCGGATGCGCCTGATGGGCTTTTGCCTGAGTAACCGAATGATTGTTTATCCGGAATATAACGCAGCCTGCATGTACATTACGTTAGAAGATCAGAAAGCTTTTAATTTTAAAACAGGCGACAACGAAGGGTTTGTCAATATGCCACTTTCAATAAAAGGAGTTGTATTTAGTGTACTTTTCACTGAGAAAGAAAAATACGTTAAAGCATCATTCCGATCAAAAGGCGAATTTGCTGTAAATGAAGTGTCTGAAAAATATTTTAACGGAGGAGGGCATCGCAACGCAGCCGGAGGAGAGTTTTATGCATCTTTAGCAGAAGCTTTGGATCAATTCGAGAAATTGCTCCCTGAATTTGAAGCTCGAATTAAACTATCAATAAAATAATTTACCATGAAAAATTTGAATTTTGTTTTTAAATATTTTGTACTGCTTTTGTTTTTAGCGGCATTTGTTTCATCGTGTATGAAATCCAGCGATCCAAGTTCAGGCAATACTGCTGAAACCGAAGCGGCTCAAATCAAATCGTGGAAGGCAAAGATGAAAAGCGAGAATATTGCCTACGATTCAACTGCGACCAAGATATTTTACGTTATAGATAAGACTAAAGTAGGCACTGGTCCAAATGTGACAACAGGGAACACAGTGACAGTTAAATATACTGGTACTTATATGGATGGAACTATTTTCGATTCTTCAGATAACTTTACTTATGTGCAAAAATCCTCCAGCTCGCGTATGATCGCAGGTTGGGAAGAAGGTATTGAATTGCTAAATAAGGGAGCAAAAGGCACTTTCCTTTTTCCATCGTCTCTGGCATACGGACCATATGGTTATTATTCAATTCCCGGGTACACTCCGTTATTTTTTGTTATCGAAGTGGTTGATATTAAATAGAAGCTGATTTTAATTTGTACTTTCGCAAAAAAAATAATTTATGAGACAATATCTGTACATTCTCGGTTTGATGGTTATGCTATCCGGAATTTATACTTCGTGTAAAACAAATACTCTGGATGCATTGCATGAAGACGAGGTTACTGCACGCGACAAGTATGTTAAGGATAAGAACCTTGCAGATTTTAAAGACGTTTCTGGAATCTATTTTAAGGATAGCATAAAAGGAACAGGCGATTCTATAAAATCAGGTTATATCGTAAAGTTGTATTTTAAAATCACATTGCTCGACGGAACAGTTGTTTTTACAACCGAGGATAAATATGGTCATAATTACGAAGAGTATACTTTTTATATTGACGCAACGAGTACAACCATTAATCAGGCGTATGTACAGCAAATCGCCGGATTACATTCGGGCCTGAAAAAAATGTTGGTTGGAGGAACAGCATTTATGGTCATTCCTTCGGAACTTGCATTTAAAGCTGTTGAAAACTCAGCTACAATTGGAGTCCCGCGCTTTTCAACCTTGTTGGCAACTGTTTATGTCAAGAAGGCGATTTCGCCCGAAGAGCAAGCCGCACAATAAAAAATATAAGCCAGATATTCCCGCAGTTGACCGAAAGGCTTCCTGCGGGATTTTTATTGCTATTGTTTGTCTAAAGATTTAGCTGTATAACTATGTTTTTTATCTTTTGCCTTGACATTTATGAGCAAGTCTGAATTACTTAAGAAACTACTTCCCGGATTCATTCCATTATTTGTATTTATCGCCATCGACGAGATTTGGGGAACACGTGCCGGGTTAGTAGCAGCCCTAATTATTGGTGTTGCCGAAATGATTTGGATATGGATACAGGAAAAGAGATTCGATAAATTTGTTTTGTTTGATACCGGTTTGCTTGTCGTATTAGGTTCTGTTTCATTGATTCTCGATAACGACATCTTTTTTAAGCTGAAGCCCGGATTGGTTGAGTTGATTTTGTGTGCAGTTCTGGCAGTTTCAGCTTTCTCGAAACTAAATATCATCGGAATGATGACCCAGCGGTACATGAAAGACATGGAGCTGAACGACCAGCAAATGGCACAATTCAGGAAGACCATGCAACTCATGTTTTTTGTATTTCTGTTTCACACGGTATTGGTATTTTATTCCGCTTTTTACATGTCCGACGGAGCCTGGGCCTTTATCAGTGGTGGTTTATTCTATATTTTGTTTGCGGTGGTTTTTGGATACGAATTCATAAAGCAAAAACTCAGTCGTAAGCCGCTTTTAATTCCTGAAGATGAAGAATGGCTGCCAATCGTAGACGAAGCGGGCCAGATTATTGGCAAAGCTCCACGCTCGATTTGCCACCGTGGCGAAAAATTGCTGCATCCGGTTGTACATTTACACGTTTTGAATAATCAGAAGCATGTTTATTTACAGAAAAGGCCCTTGAATAAACTGGTTCAGCCTGGGAAATGGGATACCGCTGTTGGTGGGCATATCTCGGCAGGCGAAACACTCGAAACTGCGCTGAAACGCGAAGCCTGGGAAGAAATTGGTCTTCATAATTTCGCCGCACGTCTGGTGAAAACTTACCGGTGGGATAGCGAAATTGAATCGGAGCTGGTTTATGTTTTTGTTAGTCACGATTTTAAATCGATCCATTTGCACTCAGATGAGGTGGAGGAAGGTCGGTTTTGGACACAAAAGCAAATTGATGCCAATCTGGGCATGGATATTTTCACCCCGAATTTTGAACATGAATACCAATTACTGAAGAAGGAAATTTTTTCAGTATAAACGAAATTAGACCTTTTCGCCAGACTTTCTTTGTCTATGCTTTTTTTCCTAAAGTGTTTTATGAGTTCCGTCGCAGTATGGTGGATTTTTGGTTTGCTTGCATTGACAAAGCCATGCTTCCTGTTTTTGATCAATTCTAAAGATCACCGGGGTAAATTCACCCCCACGGTGCGATCCGTTGCAGAACGGCTGGTTGGAACTTTTCCCACACGCGCACCAGAAATATTGTCCCGGTTCAAGATTGACCTGAGCGGGCATTTTTGCAGCAATTAATGGTTTATCCATGGTTGTCGATTTATAACTTTAAATTTTTAATTTTGATTTGCTTTAATCTAAACAGTTTAGATTGAGTTTAGTTATATGTACTAAAAAAATAAATGATGAAGGTATTTATAATCAGTTTGTTATGTTTGTTTTTTCTTGGTCAGCAAGTTGAAGCGAAAAAACATCTTTTGTATGTTGGTACTTATACCAAAGGCATGACCAACGGTATTTTTGTTTATTCATTTAATGATCGGAGTGGACGATTGGTTGATTTGAAAGAGCCAGCGATCAGTAATAATCCGTCATTTCTAGCGATTGCTCCAAATAAGAAATTTCTTTATGCAGTGGGTGAACTCGATAATCTGGATTCGATTAGCCAAAGTGGGGGACTGTCTTCTTTCAAAATTGAGCCTGATGGAAAATTGACTTTGATAAACCATGTATTAACACATGGTGCAAACCCCTGCCATGTAAGCCTTTCTCCTGATGGGAAAAAACTGGTGGCCTCGAATTATACGGGTGGAAATTTATCGTTTTTCAATATTTTGCCTGATGGCAGTTTATCTGAAATGGTGCAGCGAATTCAGCACGAGGGTAGTGGCCCGTTCCCCGGAAGGCAAACCGAACCGCATGCCCATTCGGCTCGCTTTAATGCAACCGGAAAGTTATTGTTTGCGGCTGATCTCGGAATTGACGAACTTAAAATTTACGATGTTACTTCCGGAGAAAAGATGGTTGTACCATCAGCACAGCCGTTTGTAAAACTTGAGCCAGGTTCCGGTCCTCGTCATATGGATTTTTCGGCTGATGGCCGTTTTATATATGTCATTAACGAGTTGAGTTCAACAATTGTTGTTTTGATGAAATATGGCGGTGAATGGAAGCAGGTTCAGACGATTAAAACTCTACCCAAAGATTTTAAAGGCGAAAGCTGGTGCGCTGATATTCATTTATCGGCTGACGGACGGTTTGTTTACGGATCGAACCGAGGCCACAACAGCATTGCCGTTTTTAAACGCGAACCCAATAATGGTAAGTTAGAAATGATCGAGACTGTTCCTGTGGAAGGTAATTGGCCTCGTAATTTTATCATCGATCCATCGGGTAAATTCTTATTGGTTGCCAATCAGAAAAGCAACGATATTACTGTATTTCAAATCGATCCACTCTCAGGAAAGTTAAAATATACTGGCTTTAAGGTTTCGAATGAATCTCCGGTTTGTTTGCAGTTTTTGAAATAATCAGTTTGGATTGTTTGGAGTGGAAAAATTGCTGAATGGTTAAACGTTAAATTGCTAAATGGTTGGAACGTCATTTAACCTCTTCTACGAATCAACCATTTTTACAACCCCAATACAGCAACAATTATCCCCGAATCAATCGAATAAATTCTTCTCTTGTGGCAACTCTTTCGAAGGCGCCAGTAAAGTCCGAAGTCGTTGTAGTTGAGCTTTGTTTTTGAATGCCGCGCATCTGCATGCACAAATGCTGTGCTTCAATAACAACAGCCACACCAAGTGGATTAAGTGTTTGCTGAATGCAATCTTTTATTTGGGTAGTTAATCGCTCCTGAACTTGCAACCGGCGGGCATAAGCATCAACTACACGGGCAATCTTGCTGAGCCCTGTGATGTATCCATTCGGAATGTACCCGATGTGTGCTTTCCCGATAAATGGGAGCATGTGGTGTTCGCACATCGAGTAAATTTCAATGTCTTTTACAATCACCATTTGTCGGTAATCTTCCTTAAACATGGCCGAACGCAAAATTTCTTCAGGATCTTGTTCGTAACCCTGAAGCAGAAATTGCATCGATTTCGCAACGCGCATGGGTGTTTGCTGCAATCCTTCGCGACTGGAGTCTTCGCCAACCAGATCGATTATTTTTTTATAATGTTCGCTTATTTCCTTCGTTGTTTCCGGATCGTATTGCTCGATTTTCCTATATTTTCCGTTTTCTCCGTTCAGTGAAAATTCCATCGTTTAATTCCTTTCTGAAATAATTTTGTACAGTGACGCAACCGCAAAGGTAGTAAGTTCAGTCTTACTCAGGATTCAAGATTAAGATTTTGTCAGAAATGCCATACAAATCAATTAAACTTTAACCTAAAGTGAAATCCGTTGGGTTAAAAAGAGGATTGATCTTTTGAATTTTTTATTTTTGCATCGTTTATTCAATAAGGCTTCAGGCAATCCGGGAAATGAGATCGTATAATTCTAAAAAAGTACCCGGTTAAGTGTTGTTTGAAAGTGTAAAAAAAAGTTAATTATTTTTTGGTCTTGTATACAATATAAACTTTGAATCGAAGTTATATTTATGAAAACAATGTCTCAGAAATTAACTAACGTTAATGAACTGTATTTATGATTGTAGTTACCGGAGCAGCTGGTTTTATTGGAAGTTATATTGTCGGGAAACTCAACAGAGAAGGATTTAAAGACATTGTTTTAGTTGATAAGTACGACGATCCTTTGAAGTTTCAAAATTACCAGAATAAGGCTTATGCTGAAATGGTTGATCGCGATAATTTCTTTGATTGGTTGTCGGTCAATGAAAAATTTGTACAGATCATTATTCATATGGGGGCTCGCACCGATACTGTTGGTCAGGAGCCTGAAATCTACCAAAAACTTAATCTCGATTATTCGCAAAAAATATGGAATGCCTGCATTCAATATGGTTTGCCATTGATTTATGCTTCGTCGGCTTCGACCTACGGAGATGGTCATTTGGGTTTCGACGATGACGAATCACTTATTTCGAAATTACAACCCTTAAATTTATATGCTCAGTCGAAACATGATTTTGATCGGTGGGCGCTTGAGCAAAAAGAACAGCCTTATTTTTGGACCGGATTGAAGTTCTTTAACGTATTCGGGCCTAATGAATATCATAAAGAACGAATGGCTTCCGTTATTTTTCAGGCATTTAATACCATTTCAGAAACAGGTCACATGGGACTTTTTAGGTCTCATCATCCGGATATTCGTGATGGAGAACAAGCCCGTGATTTTATTTATGTTGAAGATATTGCCAAAGTGATTTTGTTCTTCATGAATAATCGCAAAAATTCAGGAATTTACAATGTGGGAACGGGTGAGGCGAGGACTTACCTGAGTTTGACCAAGGCCGTTTTTAAGTCGATGAAATTGAATGAAAGTATTGGTTTTATTGACACTCCTGAAGATTTGCGCGGTAAATATCAATATTACACTTGTGCTAATATTCAGAAGTTACGAAAAATAGGTTACTCAGAACCGTTTTACTCGTTGGAAGACGGAGTTGATGATTATATCGCCAATTATCTGACTCCAGGAGTTCGCTATTGATAAAAAGTCATTAGTCATTTGAAAAGAGTCATTAAACTATTTTCTAATGACAAATGACCCTTTCCTTTGTTCCTATCGTGTAAATACCCAATCGTTTTCTCCTGAAAGTTGGTTGTTGAAATAATACCCTTCCCAGTCAAATGCTTTCAGTTCTTCCGGATCGGAAATGTTGTTTTGAATGATAAACCGGCTCATTAATCCGCGGGCGCGTTTCGCAAAGAACGACACCATTTGATATTTGCCGTTTTTATTTTCTTTGAATGATGGTGTAATTATCCGGGCTTTTAATTTTTTCGTATCGATGGCGCTGAAATACTCGTTGGACGCCAGATTGATTAAGATTTTCTGGTTATTTACTGAAAGTTCGTCATTAAGTTTTGCTGTAATTTTTGCCTTCCAGAAATCGTATAAATTTTTCTTTCGGGCAACCGATACATTGGTTCCCATTTCTAAACGGTATGGCTGAATCAAATCGAGCGGTTTTAGCAATCCGTAAACTCCTGAAAGAATCCGAAGTTTTTGCTGGGCAATTTCAAATTCGCTTTCAGTAAACGTTTCCGCCTTTAATCCCTGATACACATCACCATTAAACATCAATACCGACTGCCACGAATTTTCGGGGGTAAAAGTAGGTGCCCAGGCCTGAAATCGCTGGAAGTTCAGCTCAGCCAACTTGGGCGAAATACTCATTAGTTTGGCTAGTTGACCTGGCTTTTTCTTTTTCATTACGGAAACAATTTTTTCGGCTTCAGGTAAAAAATCCATTTCAGTATACTTCTCAATATGAATTGGGCAATGGTCGTAGAGCGATTTGGCAGGTGAAATAACGATGATCATGGGTTTTTATATTGATTTCAGGAATGAAACAAAGATACAGTATCAAAGTTGAGATTGAACTGAAAAGTTTGGATGGCTGAAAAAAGAAAAGCGGAAAAAGAGAAAGATTGCTCTTTCCTTTTCCCACTTTTCAGCGGATTTATTCTTGTTTGTGGAATTCGTTTTTCTACCACACAAAAGTGCCTACAGCGCCTTGCGCCAGCGATGTGGTGACTGATTTGCCTTTAAAGCTGATACTGAAATTCTGGAGCGATCCGGCGTCATTCAGCACAATCAATACCTTTTTGCCTTCCGGAGTTTTAAATGCAACATTGGGCAAATTAGCTGGCAAATTAGTGTCGATTCGAACAGAACCCGGACGAACAAATTTGGATGCATGAGCCAGAATATAATAAGCCGGATTGCGTGTTACTGCATTACCGTTAATTGTAATGGTGCCTAGGCACTGATCGCAGCCACCTTCATTGGTATGCGGATCGTTCGATGGGTCGGCGGCCAGGTTCCATTCCAGTACATTGCGGCACCAGTTGCGGGTTCCGCCAATAACGAGGGTACGCGTATGCCACGAGAGATCGCCGGCCAGATTGCCGGGAGCGCCCACCCACTGCTCTGTAAAATATAAGTTTTTGGCAGGGAAGGCATTGTGAACCTTGCTCAATTCTTCAATTGTTCCGCCATACAGGTGAAAAGCTGATCCGTCAACATATTTGGCAGCTTCCGGATCGTTTAAAATTTGAAGCGGATAATCAATGCGGTCGGCATTATGGTCGTAAATAATAATCTTTGATTTTATTCCGGCGTTAGCGAAAGCTGGCCCAAGGCTTTTCTTGATAAAATCGGTCTGATCGGCAGCAGTCATATACATGCTTGGATTATTTCCCGGATGCAAGGGCTCGTTTTGAATGGTGATGGCATCGATGTTGATTCCTTCATCCTTCATTTTCTGAACATACTTCACAAAATATTTGGCATAGGCGTCAAAATATTCCGATTTCAGGCTACCACCTTTAAACGAATTGTTGGTTTTCATCCAGATAGGAGCAGTCCATGGCGATCCCATAATTTTGATGTTCGGATTGATCGCCAAAATTTCTTTCAAAACCGGAATCAAATCAGCTTTTTCAGTTTCAAGGCTGAATTTGTCCATGTTTACATCGGTTTGTCCAGCTGGCAAATCGTCATAAGTGAATAAATGGTCGCTTAGGTCAGAAGCTCCAATGCTGATTCGCAGGTAGCTAATTCCAATATTATTTGCATCAGTAGCGAAGAGCTCTTTTAAGATTTTATTCCGGCTTGTATTATCCATCCGGTTGAGCAATGTGGCGCTTCCGCCAGTGAGGCAATTTCCAAAGCCATCAATCGTCTGGAAAGTTGTTGTTGTGTCAATAGCAATGATTGGATATTGGTTTACGGCAGTACTGAAATTCAGGCTTGTGTTTTGTCGCTCGAAAAGCACATTCGTCAACGGGCTGGTCACCCATGCTTCGACCTCAGTTTTTACGGGATTTCCGGTCGGATTTGGCTTTTCGGGATAATTGTCGTTTTTAGAACTCTCGGAACAACCCAAAAACAATATCAGTAAAGTGAAAAGTAAATTCATGTTTCTCATTTTTAGTTGGCTAAGTTGAAATTACATGGGGCAAATTAATTGGCATTTTAAGAAATAGAGGCTGTATCAAAAGTGATTATGTTTTTTCAAAAACTTACAATTTGAAAGTACCGATACTTTTAAAACCCCTAAATCCCCTGAAGGGGACTTCAAAGCCGCCCCTTCAGGGGAGGTTTGGAGGGGTGAAATGAAGTTGAACTTACAATTTAAAAGTTGAATTTGTGAAATTTTGACTTTTGATACAACCTCATGATATGAATGCCCCTATTTAAATCCCCTATTTTATTTTTTTTGATAAACCCTGACATAATCAACCACCATCGAACGAGGGAAGATGGTGTCGTCGATGCCTTTTTGACCGCCCCAGTTACCACCAACAGCCACGTTCAGTAATAAGTGGAATCTCTTATCGAATGGCCAAACCGGAAAGCCTTTTCCTTCGTTCTTGAAAGTAAAATATAGTTTGTCATCAACGTAAACTCTGTATTCGGATGATTCCCATTCCAGGATATAGTTGTGAAATTGAGTATAGCAGTCGGAAACGGTGGTCGTTGCATTTTTCTGTGTGCCTTGCACGTGGTTGTACGATTGGGTGTGGGCCGATGCAACAATGACGTACGGATCGTATCCTACATTTTCCATGATGTCGATTTCGCCGCTGGCAGGCCAACCTCCATAAGTCCAGTCGGTTGATAACATCCAGATGGCTGGCCACATTCCTCTTCCTTCCGGAAGTTTTGCCCGAACTTCAGCCTTCCCGTACAGCCAATCACCTTTCGATTTGGTAATCAGTCGGGCAGATGTATATTTTTTACCTTCCACATCTTCTTTGATCGCGTTGATGTAGAGGTATCCGTCTTTTACTTCCGAGTTTTTCAGTTGACCACTGGTGTAGAATTGAGCTTCGTTATTTCCCCATCCGTTGGCGTTCCCTTCGGTGTCGTAACTCCATTTTTTGCTGTCGGGCAAGCCGTTATAATCAAATTCATCGCTCCAAACCAACTCGTAGTTGCCAGTTGGGGTGCCGGTACCTGGTTTTACACCCGTAGGTTCCGATTTGTTGTCTTTGGCACAACCCCACAGGGAAGTTGAACAAATGAGAATTGTAAAGAAGAACAATCGTTTCATAAAAGTTGTATTTTTTTAGGAAAAAATGAACTCCTGCCCATCTGGCGAACCAGATAGTCAGGAGTTTTTATTGCCAATCTATTTCCCGAACGTAAAATCGTCGAAGAAGAAAATACCCTGAGCTGCATGTCCTTCAGCACCAAACTGAATTACAATTTTGTCATAATCCTGCCGGTTACTTACCGAACTGAAATCAAAAGTTAGTTCGATCCATTTGTCTGATTCCAAATTTGCTTTTATCACTTCTGTTTGTGTTGTCCATGCGTTTCCACCCAGACTGCTATCCTGTAATTTTACAGCTACCTGATGCTGAAGCTGGTTCACCGAAATCCAACTGCCTGCAACATCGTAGGTCCCAAGGTAATCATTATAGGATGGAATAAACACTTTCATTTTTACTTTATTCTGTTCGGTCAGATCAAACTTATATTCGTTTGTCGAAAAGTAAATGTTTGAATAGAACGCAGAAGTTTTCTGGTACAGGAATACTTTTGAAGAAGTGTTAACCGGCACTGGCGCCGGATTTGAATAACTGGAGCTTACCAAAGAACCCATGTCTTCATATTTGAATGCCACCTTGCTGGTTGTTCCTTCAAAATCTTCGGATAGAGGATTTGCTTTCAGTGGGATGATCACAATTGGCTTCACGTTCTTTTCTTTTGGAATCAAACGATACCACCAGCCATTACCTGGCTCAACGGTACTTACACATTTAATATACAACTCGTCTTCAGTAAGTTTTATAATTTCATACGTTGATGTACCTGCGTAGTGTCCGAAAAATGCACCATCACTAAGTGTTAGCGTTTTTGCTGATTCTTTCAATGTAAAGGTATAGGAAGATTTTGGAGCATAAGCCACGTCAAAATCGCCGTCGCCGGGAACCACTGAATTTGAATATCCCAGACCTGCAAGAGCTGCACGGCCATTTTCGTTGGTATAAACTGAACCATTGTTTTTCCAGTCCATTTTCACACCCACTTGGGTAAACGTAAATTCCTGAGAATAAAGACAGCTTTTGGTTTTGCCTTCGGCAGGGCAGCTCCACCAGCTCGGGCTCGAATCATCAGCTGGCCCAACACCAAAATGTCCGTCGTGAAATTGATCGAACACCCATGTTTTACCTGCCAAATTGCTTGCACCACCGGTTAATGCGGTGTACATCGGAGTATTGAGCATCGACATGTCATCATTG is a window from the Aquipluma nitroreducens genome containing:
- a CDS encoding FKBP-type peptidyl-prolyl cis-trans isomerase, whose amino-acid sequence is MRQYLYILGLMVMLSGIYTSCKTNTLDALHEDEVTARDKYVKDKNLADFKDVSGIYFKDSIKGTGDSIKSGYIVKLYFKITLLDGTVVFTTEDKYGHNYEEYTFYIDATSTTINQAYVQQIAGLHSGLKKMLVGGTAFMVIPSELAFKAVENSATIGVPRFSTLLATVYVKKAISPEEQAAQ
- a CDS encoding NUDIX domain-containing protein — translated: MSKSELLKKLLPGFIPLFVFIAIDEIWGTRAGLVAALIIGVAEMIWIWIQEKRFDKFVLFDTGLLVVLGSVSLILDNDIFFKLKPGLVELILCAVLAVSAFSKLNIIGMMTQRYMKDMELNDQQMAQFRKTMQLMFFVFLFHTVLVFYSAFYMSDGAWAFISGGLFYILFAVVFGYEFIKQKLSRKPLLIPEDEEWLPIVDEAGQIIGKAPRSICHRGEKLLHPVVHLHVLNNQKHVYLQKRPLNKLVQPGKWDTAVGGHISAGETLETALKREAWEEIGLHNFAARLVKTYRWDSEIESELVYVFVSHDFKSIHLHSDEVEEGRFWTQKQIDANLGMDIFTPNFEHEYQLLKKEIFSV
- the folE gene encoding GTP cyclohydrolase I FolE, whose product is MEFSLNGENGKYRKIEQYDPETTKEISEHYKKIIDLVGEDSSREGLQQTPMRVAKSMQFLLQGYEQDPEEILRSAMFKEDYRQMVIVKDIEIYSMCEHHMLPFIGKAHIGYIPNGYITGLSKIARVVDAYARRLQVQERLTTQIKDCIQQTLNPLGVAVVIEAQHLCMQMRGIQKQSSTTTTSDFTGAFERVATREEFIRLIRG
- the rfaD gene encoding ADP-glyceromanno-heptose 6-epimerase; amino-acid sequence: MIVVTGAAGFIGSYIVGKLNREGFKDIVLVDKYDDPLKFQNYQNKAYAEMVDRDNFFDWLSVNEKFVQIIIHMGARTDTVGQEPEIYQKLNLDYSQKIWNACIQYGLPLIYASSASTYGDGHLGFDDDESLISKLQPLNLYAQSKHDFDRWALEQKEQPYFWTGLKFFNVFGPNEYHKERMASVIFQAFNTISETGHMGLFRSHHPDIRDGEQARDFIYVEDIAKVILFFMNNRKNSGIYNVGTGEARTYLSLTKAVFKSMKLNESIGFIDTPEDLRGKYQYYTCANIQKLRKIGYSEPFYSLEDGVDDYIANYLTPGVRY
- the yaaA gene encoding peroxide stress protein YaaA — its product is MIIVISPAKSLYDHCPIHIEKYTEMDFLPEAEKIVSVMKKKKPGQLAKLMSISPKLAELNFQRFQAWAPTFTPENSWQSVLMFNGDVYQGLKAETFTESEFEIAQQKLRILSGVYGLLKPLDLIQPYRLEMGTNVSVARKKNLYDFWKAKITAKLNDELSVNNQKILINLASNEYFSAIDTKKLKARIITPSFKENKNGKYQMVSFFAKRARGLMSRFIIQNNISDPEELKAFDWEGYYFNNQLSGENDWVFTR
- a CDS encoding CDGSH iron-sulfur domain-containing protein encodes the protein MDKPLIAAKMPAQVNLEPGQYFWCACGKSSNQPFCNGSHRGGEFTPVIFRIDQKQEAWLCQCKQTKNPPYCDGTHKTL
- a CDS encoding lactonase family protein, which produces MKVFIISLLCLFFLGQQVEAKKHLLYVGTYTKGMTNGIFVYSFNDRSGRLVDLKEPAISNNPSFLAIAPNKKFLYAVGELDNLDSISQSGGLSSFKIEPDGKLTLINHVLTHGANPCHVSLSPDGKKLVASNYTGGNLSFFNILPDGSLSEMVQRIQHEGSGPFPGRQTEPHAHSARFNATGKLLFAADLGIDELKIYDVTSGEKMVVPSAQPFVKLEPGSGPRHMDFSADGRFIYVINELSSTIVVLMKYGGEWKQVQTIKTLPKDFKGESWCADIHLSADGRFVYGSNRGHNSIAVFKREPNNGKLEMIETVPVEGNWPRNFIIDPSGKFLLVANQKSNDITVFQIDPLSGKLKYTGFKVSNESPVCLQFLK
- a CDS encoding glycoside hydrolase family 30 protein codes for the protein MNLLFTLLILFLGCSESSKNDNYPEKPNPTGNPVKTEVEAWVTSPLTNVLFERQNTSLNFSTAVNQYPIIAIDTTTTFQTIDGFGNCLTGGSATLLNRMDNTSRNKILKELFATDANNIGISYLRISIGASDLSDHLFTYDDLPAGQTDVNMDKFSLETEKADLIPVLKEILAINPNIKIMGSPWTAPIWMKTNNSFKGGSLKSEYFDAYAKYFVKYVQKMKDEGINIDAITIQNEPLHPGNNPSMYMTAADQTDFIKKSLGPAFANAGIKSKIIIYDHNADRIDYPLQILNDPEAAKYVDGSAFHLYGGTIEELSKVHNAFPAKNLYFTEQWVGAPGNLAGDLSWHTRTLVIGGTRNWCRNVLEWNLAADPSNDPHTNEGGCDQCLGTITINGNAVTRNPAYYILAHASKFVRPGSVRIDTNLPANLPNVAFKTPEGKKVLIVLNDAGSLQNFSISFKGKSVTTSLAQGAVGTFVW
- a CDS encoding FKBP-type peptidyl-prolyl cis-trans isomerase, encoding MKNLNFVFKYFVLLLFLAAFVSSCMKSSDPSSGNTAETEAAQIKSWKAKMKSENIAYDSTATKIFYVIDKTKVGTGPNVTTGNTVTVKYTGTYMDGTIFDSSDNFTYVQKSSSSRMIAGWEEGIELLNKGAKGTFLFPSSLAYGPYGYYSIPGYTPLFFVIEVVDIK
- a CDS encoding DHH family phosphoesterase, encoding MERVDIELINCFGQLVRNSSKSIVLVPHMNPDGDAMGSVLGLWRVLKNAGFKVKVVSPTKYPEFYHWLDGHDEVIIHSHHPKQSARAIEESDLLICMDFNQLSRLGDMKSLVENYAGKKILVDHHPYPGDFTDLLISDITFSSTAELIFSLLQSTDLAQYIDRNAATSFFTGIMTDTGSFDFNVSNPSTFEAVAQLTRMGIDQLDIHSKVYDNYSPDRMRLMGFCLSNRMIVYPEYNAACMYITLEDQKAFNFKTGDNEGFVNMPLSIKGVVFSVLFTEKEKYVKASFRSKGEFAVNEVSEKYFNGGGHRNAAGGEFYASLAEALDQFEKLLPEFEARIKLSIK
- the ndk gene encoding nucleoside-diphosphate kinase, with product MSGNQTFTIIKPVAVQKNYIGPILHMITEAGFRIKAMKFTYLTKIQAMEFYSVHAGKYFFEDLTSFMSSGPIVAAILEKENAVEDYRHLIGATDPSKAEEGTIRKLYAESMSHNAVHGSDSDENAIVESDFFFSKTERY